The sequence CCGCAACAAGATTGGTCGTGCGAATCTTGTCATACTGACTCATTACTCCTAAAACATCATCCCATTGTTTGAATTTAGAAGATTCATCGACAAGGTCACCGACATGAATCATAAATGCAGGGTCCTGTTCATTTATATTTGAAAGGATCTGATCAAACAGGCTCAAGTCAGATGGTGATTGCGTGTCACCCAATACCGCAAATTCGAATTGATTGTCTCGTTTTAACGTAGTGAATTCCTGCATATCACTCCAATTCTCACCATTTCCAACTCGGTATACATACGTCGTGTCCTGCTTGAGCTTCTCCACTGTAACCTGATTGACTCGAGCGATGCCATTCTTGGTTACATCCAACTCTCCAGTGAAAACCTCATTGCTCCATGACCCCTTAGCGGTTAAAAGGCCCTTATCGCCTTTCTTGTCATAATCCTTCTTTCTTGCATATTGAATGATAGGCGTTTCTTCTTTACCTAGTGGACTGGACATCCAGGTAAACGTTTTAGACTTATAAGGATCATCCGTGGTTGGAGAAATGACATTCTTCATTTCGTCCTTTTCCACTAAAGCTGGATACGTTTGTGTGTCAACCTTGAATGAATATCTCCCGTCTTTTACCGAATATAGGGTAATTTTCTTAATGTCATCCGTAATAGAATCGACAACGAGTGAACCGTCACCTTCTGTTTTCCCAAGTGTAATAGGTTCCTCGTTTCCATCTATGGAGGCGAAAACCTCCGCACCACTGACAGGCTGACCCTCTTGATCCATCACCTTAAGTGCTGCAGGCTCCCCAATTAAAATGGGATCTGCTTCGATTTTTAACGCTGCCTCTACTTCCACACTTAAAGGTTTCATAGAATAGGTGGAGATGAATGTATCTTCTGCAGGAGGAGCATAGGTTACTTCTCCCTTGATCATCTCTACATTCAGTTTGCTGCCTTCATATGTGGAATCTGGAATTCTTAATTGAATTTTGGCTGCCTCTGCTGTTGTACCCTTTTCACCATTATTCACTAGATGTATAGTAAGGATTCCCGTTTCAATGTCGTAGCTTGATGTACTTCCAGTAAAGCCGGCTGCAAATGTAACGTCTTCAACTGGAAACCTTTTATCCACTTGGAGTTTCATAGTAGATTCAGAGATTTCAGCTGGATTTGTTGCGTTAACAGCCAGTTCAAATTGATCCCCTAAATATGCCTTTTCCTGATTTTGAATGATTTCGATCTTGGCAGATCCAGTGTTCACTGTAAAATAGCCTGTTTTCACTGCCTGGTTCCCGAATTTATCAGGCACCATCAAGGTAAATTGATGTGTACCATCTGCCCACTGTAATCCGCTTAGGGAAACAGAACCGTCCATATCATAAGAGAAATGTCCCGCACGCTTGGAATACTCCTCACCATCCACAAACAATTTAATCTTTTCCCAATCAATTCCTGTTTTGTACGGATCCTCTTCATACTCATGAACATCTGCCTTCAAATTCACTGCGCTGTTTGTATATTCTTTTTCGTCTGCATTAATGGATTCAATGACAGGCGGATATAAGTCATCTACTTTTTCGCCGTAAACCGCACGGATATTATCAATATAGAGGGACCCTTTTGTCATAGGGCCTGTGATGCCCGATTTCGTCGACATCACTCTGAAGGCCTGTGTACCGGATACTTTAAATGGGCCAGTAAAGGATGATGGAATGTCGGCTTCGATGTATTTCCAGCCGATCCAGTCGATCCCAGGCTTCTCTCCGGTTAGATTAATCGATTGATTCTTATTGTTCCCATCCACAATCAACATCCGGAGCCAGTACCCTTGTGCCTCAGGTGTTCCATATACCCACATTCCGAGGCTTTGTGGATCCCCTTCAATCTCCGTATTCACTCCCGGTCCGGCGTATACTCCAAGGGTCGTTCCAGTCTGTGCATTGGTGAAATCAAAATCAAGCTTTAAAGACTGATCCCCAAATCGAACCGGATCCGGGTAGTTTGATAGACTTAGAGTCCCCTTTTCTCCCCGATTGGCTGTAGCTGTCTTCCACGTACCTAAATCGTCTTCGAAATCAAATAACACTTTTGGAAGCGTTCCGACAGAAATTTTCAACTGAGCTGTCAGATCCGTATTTTTCAGCTTTGCCTTGATTATGCCGTTGACACTTTGGTCATTTGTATGAAGGACACCTTCGTCATCAATCGTGCCCAGTCCTTCAGGAATTTCAAACTCTACGTCATCGAGCTTCCAATCGACTACCCGCTTTTCAAACGTTGCGATAAGTCCCAATGGAATCTCACTGTTTCTGGCAACAGTCAGTTCCGGTGAAGAGAAGGCAATCTTGTCAGGTGCAGCAATCTCAATGATGCTTTTGCCAACCTCTTCTCCTTGATGGTTCAACAGCACATAAAATTGACCTGTCTTACCATTAGAGCGAAACACTCCGTTTTCATCGATGGTACCAAATGACGAATCGGATAATTCCCATGTCAGTCCAGAGTCTGGAAGAGGTGCTGAAGCCATGGACTTATCTCTGCCTTTTGCACTGAAGTCTATGGTAGACCCCGGTGTGAAGGATTGATCATAAGGGTAGACATACGCAGAGTGAAAGGCATGGTCCGAAGGCTCTTTTGACACAACAAGCCATGAATTGGCCACACTTCTCTCGCCACGATCGGAAGGCATATTATCGACCTCGAGATCATCCCCTCCAAGTGTACGGGTTGTATACGTAGAGGATCCACCACCATCCAGGTTGAGAGCCGTCACTGCCCCTAAGTCGATCATCATTTGTGCTAAATCAGGCATGGAGATCCCACTGGAATAAGGCTCCTGTCTGCCGTCGATCACAGCAAAGAATACATCACCATCCGCTTTGATTCCGACAGCCGTACGAGGCTCTTTATCCGCTCCTGTTTGAGGAGTTTGATAGATTTGACTGTTTTTTACGAGAATCGCATTTCCACCAAGGGCTTCTTGCAATTCATCCTTGACTCCATCATACTCGGCAGTACTTCCGATCACTGCTTCCCCTGACTTTTTCATTCCAAAGAAACCCCACCCTTGACGAAGTTGATCTTTGATCCCGATTCCATCTTTGAACACAATCCCTGTCGGTTCTCCTGTCGCCATATTATAAAAATCGGCGTTCACAGCAGCCACCACTTTATGATTTTCTCCATCTGCGGCACTGGCCTGCTGCCTGACAGGTTGTAGTCCAAACTCCTCCCCGTCATTCGGTGTTCCCGCTTCAATCGACACGCCGGGGTTCTGAACATCCACATCCACTACAAAACTCTCAATCTTCTTTCCATCGGTACCTTCGAAGCTGTAATGCTTCTCCATGACACCTGGGGCAAGATCCGCCCGGTATTCATTAATCGGTGTTTGTACCACTGGAGAATCCAAATCAAAATCACCCAGTGCTTCTGCAAAATTTGGTGAAAACATGGTGCCCGCGACTGCAATTGACAGTACAACAGGTAATACCCTCTTTAAGGATTTCCTCATCTTCAAGCCTCCTATAATCGTATTCCACATTTCGATAAAATCCATCGATAAATGACATGTTTATCATACTGGAAAAATATTAAAGGATTGTATATTTTTCATTAATTTAGAAGAATGAAACAAAAAGAGGCAATAGGACCTATTATCTTCAACTATTTCCCATTCTAAGGCAGTAATTGTTTTTTAAAGATAGCTGTATGACTCCCTAAATTTAAAATAATGAGCATCATTACAGAAAAAAGCTGTAGATCAGCTACCTGATCTACAGCTTCACCCGACATCCCTCTAAGACATCTTTTATTTCGTCGACATTTTCGACTATAAAAGTAGGGTCAGACTGACTGATTTCTTCAAATGAACCATATCCATACGTCACCCCAATAGAGTCAATTCCGGTATAGTGTGCCCCAATGATATCGTGCTTCCGGTCTCCTATCATAATAAAGCTGCCTGCTTCATATTCATGATAAACATCTAGAATGTATTGAATGATTTCAGCTTTTGACGTTCTTGTTCCATCGAGGTTGCTTCCTGCAATCAGATCAAAAAACTGGTCAATAGTAAAATACTTAAGGATTTGTTCAGCAAAAACAGTAGGCTTTGATGTTGCAACCACCAACGTAAACCCTTTTTCTTTTAACGTTTTCAATAGTGATGGAATATTTGGATAGAGTTTGTTTTCAAACATTCCCTTCTCCTTGAACCGCTCTCTGTAAAAATCAATTGCTCTTTGTATTTTCAGCTCATTAAAATCGTAATGTTCAGCAAATGACACTTGTAATGGTGGCCCAATGAAACATTCGAGCTCATGAACATCAGGAACCTCTACGTCCATATTCTCCAATGCATATTGAACCGATTTAGTAATTCCTTCTTTTGGGTCGGAAAGTGTTCCATCTAAATCGAATAGAATGATTTTATATTTGTTCATATAAACTCCTTTCTTATTAAGCAGGATCAGTTATTTCTTACATTCTTCAAATACTCTATCTTCCCAATATCTTTATGATTATTTTGATCTGCCCGATAGCTGTCCTTAGATGACGCCTCGTAAACACGTAAATACTGCTCGGGATTCAGAAGATAATATTTCACCTCTTCCTTTCGATGCATTTCCAGATTCTCCAATCGTACCCCTGCGAAGTCCGGTAAAGTGTCGATAATTCCAAACTCAACGGATAATCCGTCTTTTGAGAACTCATGTTCATGCAAATCGATTAGGGTATAGTCCATTGAATTCATGATCTTCACAATTTCATTCCAGTTATGTATAGATGTTTCAGGCGGCACTTCCCACCCTCCTTCATCACCAGGTACATGTATATCCAGGTCCTCTGCATCCCAACTCTTTCCCGTTACCACTTCTAAACCAACCGAACCCATTAACAATGGAATAATTCCACGATCATTTAGGCTTTGGGCAATTCTTATAAACTCATTAAATTTGCGATGATCCATTTGTTTGTTCCTCCACACTTCCTACTTTTCAAAAAACTCATCCCTCAGAATACTCATCCTCAACCGGTCTACAAATTCACCGTTCCTCAGCCGGTCCTGCCTTAATATGCCTTCTTCCACGTATCCCTTCTATAAGACTTGATCGCTTTTTCATTATCAATCTCTACTCTTAACCAAATCTTGTTCAGCTCTAATTCCTCGAATCCCCATTGGAGCATTTCATGCATCGCACTTAAAACGTACCCTCTCCCCCAGTAGCGTTTATCCCCTATAGCTACACCTAATTCTGCATGTTTGTTTAATCGATCGATGTTTTTTAAATCGATCCAGCCGATGTGATTGCCTTCTTTCGTCATGATGGCTTTCTGTTCATATCCATTCGTCCTCTTGATGCACATGTCAATCCAGGCAAGGGTTTCTTCCCGGCTGAATGGAGGATATTTCTCCGGCATGTTCAAGTGCTTCGTTACTTCTCTATCCAGACACCACTGGTATCGGTCTTCTGCATCATCCAGCGTCAATTCTCTTAATGTTACGTTTGGCCATTGAGTCGGTTTCATGGTAGTTTTCCTTTTCATAGTTGAGTGCTTTTGTAATGATTTAATACTTCAAATAGAACCGCTTT is a genomic window of Rossellomorea sp. y25 containing:
- a CDS encoding phosphoribosylanthranilate isomerase, whose amino-acid sequence is MDHRKFNEFIRIAQSLNDRGIIPLLMGSVGLEVVTGKSWDAEDLDIHVPGDEGGWEVPPETSIHNWNEIVKIMNSMDYTLIDLHEHEFSKDGLSVEFGIIDTLPDFAGVRLENLEMHRKEEVKYYLLNPEQYLRVYEASSKDSYRADQNNHKDIGKIEYLKNVRNN
- a CDS encoding HAD family hydrolase; translated protein: MNKYKIILFDLDGTLSDPKEGITKSVQYALENMDVEVPDVHELECFIGPPLQVSFAEHYDFNELKIQRAIDFYRERFKEKGMFENKLYPNIPSLLKTLKEKGFTLVVATSKPTVFAEQILKYFTIDQFFDLIAGSNLDGTRTSKAEIIQYILDVYHEYEAGSFIMIGDRKHDIIGAHYTGIDSIGVTYGYGSFEEISQSDPTFIVENVDEIKDVLEGCRVKL
- a CDS encoding phosphodiester glycosidase family protein, with product MRKSLKRVLPVVLSIAVAGTMFSPNFAEALGDFDLDSPVVQTPINEYRADLAPGVMEKHYSFEGTDGKKIESFVVDVDVQNPGVSIEAGTPNDGEEFGLQPVRQQASAADGENHKVVAAVNADFYNMATGEPTGIVFKDGIGIKDQLRQGWGFFGMKKSGEAVIGSTAEYDGVKDELQEALGGNAILVKNSQIYQTPQTGADKEPRTAVGIKADGDVFFAVIDGRQEPYSSGISMPDLAQMMIDLGAVTALNLDGGGSSTYTTRTLGGDDLEVDNMPSDRGERSVANSWLVVSKEPSDHAFHSAYVYPYDQSFTPGSTIDFSAKGRDKSMASAPLPDSGLTWELSDSSFGTIDENGVFRSNGKTGQFYVLLNHQGEEVGKSIIEIAAPDKIAFSSPELTVARNSEIPLGLIATFEKRVVDWKLDDVEFEIPEGLGTIDDEGVLHTNDQSVNGIIKAKLKNTDLTAQLKISVGTLPKVLFDFEDDLGTWKTATANRGEKGTLSLSNYPDPVRFGDQSLKLDFDFTNAQTGTTLGVYAGPGVNTEIEGDPQSLGMWVYGTPEAQGYWLRMLIVDGNNKNQSINLTGEKPGIDWIGWKYIEADIPSSFTGPFKVSGTQAFRVMSTKSGITGPMTKGSLYIDNIRAVYGEKVDDLYPPVIESINADEKEYTNSAVNLKADVHEYEEDPYKTGIDWEKIKLFVDGEEYSKRAGHFSYDMDGSVSLSGLQWADGTHQFTLMVPDKFGNQAVKTGYFTVNTGSAKIEIIQNQEKAYLGDQFELAVNATNPAEISESTMKLQVDKRFPVEDVTFAAGFTGSTSSYDIETGILTIHLVNNGEKGTTAEAAKIQLRIPDSTYEGSKLNVEMIKGEVTYAPPAEDTFISTYSMKPLSVEVEAALKIEADPILIGEPAALKVMDQEGQPVSGAEVFASIDGNEEPITLGKTEGDGSLVVDSITDDIKKITLYSVKDGRYSFKVDTQTYPALVEKDEMKNVISPTTDDPYKSKTFTWMSSPLGKEETPIIQYARKKDYDKKGDKGLLTAKGSWSNEVFTGELDVTKNGIARVNQVTVEKLKQDTTYVYRVGNGENWSDMQEFTTLKRDNQFEFAVLGDTQSPSDLSLFDQILSNINEQDPAFMIHVGDLVDESSKFKQWDDVLGVMSQYDKIRTTNLVAALGNHEYMGDNDAGIAKAILGSPENGPDADIGGTYSVDYHNMHISVLGFTSDSKVLDQQLEWLKQDMESSDKPWKILVTHKPPYYTNPFGGNEIMKEKLPPVADELGIDIVFSGHDHAYGRTKKLKEGKEDENGTVYVVAGTTGKKHYDAVADEKFEYVNMENIAVYMSAKVDKDTITFITKTSDGDVIDEFSVVNEEY